DNA sequence from the Plasmodium brasilianum strain Bolivian I chromosome 4, whole genome shotgun sequence genome:
aaattatagtcaAATAGATATTACCCCACTccaataaattatatgaattactccattacatattaattttaaagaatatatatatattttatttatgaaatcTATTTTAATACTCACatgttgtatatatgcaaaatatacaattaatCTGAAGCCATGCGTTAAAACACAGAttgaaaattattcaaacatttaaaaattcaaattaacaaaaaaattcagAGCAcacttttttattgttaccCTATAAAAACACCAATATATAatggtatatttataatataaaaaaatagttattgTCATTGTAGTTAAGTATAACACTAAagatatgatatatatgttaaatttcCCTTTACAGAAAAACACATTAAatcttatttaatttttttatggattaactattttcatattttataacttttttatagtaataaaCCATtcctaatataaaaattacagcAAAGTTAAGGAAAGGTAcacaataaaacaaaatatttgatGCATTTATTGCTTTTGATTCAGACCAATGTTCCATGgaaaacaatataataaaaatccCCTCTACTTCATCTTTATTCAATATACCTGCAGATATATCATTGGTTTTTAACAATCCTAATAAATCCAATAATCCACCATTTGTAAGTTTCACCAAAGAAAGTTATAATATTGGTACTACCAATACCAtgataaataacaaaagtaAAGCAATTcgtatttttcgttttttacgTGCTACATTTTTGTACTCCTTATCATCAATTGTCTCGGTATTTTTAAGATAATCTTTATAATCAAGttcttcaaatatttttttttcaaaatcgaaatatttttttgttttattcatatagcatttatttttcttaacatCTTTGCCATATTCCTCGATATATAATGAACTTCTACATGAATGTTTGTGTTTctcatttgtttttttttcattattatatatatttttcttttctttcgcTTCATTATTTGGCATTTCTTCTTTAAATTCTGCATTATTTTAATCCCTATcgtgtttatattttgctaataATCGATCATTTCTTGTATAAAGTTTTCTACAAACATTGCATTTTCCATCCAAATCTTTATATAACGAGCtctaaagaaaaaagaaaaatgtaaatatttcttatttaaataaaaaaatattttcaacttaaaaaaaaaaattagtaaatataaatgaatacaatatatataatacaaatgcCTCTGAATAGTATTATCATACCACGTCATCGTAAAAGTCACACATCCAagttaaaagtataaatgctgaaattttcattaataacaACATAATCTTCTTTAACAACTTACAGTTTTCTAGTGTTCTAATATATTCAGaaatagttatatttataatatcctattatacattaaataacaaatagtaatatatatattttatcagtttctgtttattatttctccacagaaaaataataatatatatatacataaaatgcaTCTTATAGTTctaatcaaaataaaataccttaaaatatatattataaatttttaatatttacgttatgaataaaaatataacttaaaataaaatactataattttaattcatttataaatatccaAAAAGTATAAGTTAActatataacataatagAGTAATTACAAGtttatttatagaaaaacttcaatgtaaaataaattatatcatatattaatattttcaaatgcCCATTTAATTTACAGCATAAAACGTATAGAATATGGatttattgtaatatattatatattgagAGAAtgatttctaattttatttatgttttcctAATATTAATTGAATTTTCTAAGATATTACACTTCCAAATAaggtttttatttattttatataatattaattattataactataCAATAATTTCAATAGTCAATTAAGTAGTAAATAAcctgtataattttttttttttttgtgaaataTAATCCATTATTTAGTTGTCATATAAAGAGTAATTTAGATTACcaattacaatatatttaaaaatttcaatttATTAGATACTGCTCAATccatgaaaaaatatatacatttaaaaagtaaataaaaacaaattatttatttctgtatcatatatttaaaatattttattcttaattaaatttaatttgcaccattattactaaatagaagatttttaaattaatccCCTTAatagtttcattttttacctacatatatttgaagcaatattaatatattagaaaaataaaaaaaaagggcatagtaatattaacatataagTGTTTCATACAATTgtcataattttaaaatatttcaaataatgtaaatttaattatggAATTAATATACATGTTATTAAATGCAAATTAGAAATAAGAAAGTGTAACAATATGAATTaccaaaatattttatttagtaaTTTTTCTACTGACAATTTTATAGCTAATATGTTAGTTTTTATTTGGtcttttacaaaaatacattgttagaaaaattaatttacagACAAAGATTAAACGATGaatacaaacaaataaatgttcatttttttaataatacttgCAGCAACAAGAATGTCTGTTCAATTATTTTCTCTACAAATAAGGTGTAATCCAGAtaatcaaaaatataaaattactatATTTGAAGAAAGTTACTGTAAAATTCCTAAAtcaaattttgttttatcttttttttgaaaatatattatttttccacCGAATAAATTAagagtaaagaaaaaaaaaataaatttaaaatactatatttgatgttcaaaaaataaaaaaaaaattatcaatacaatatatataattacttccttttattatatactacACAAGGcacttaaatttttaagttaaaaataatagtttgttttcttaataatcttaaaaaataataattttatactagaatatgataaaaaatgtaaagcaaaattatttatagttaaaatataaattaacaaatgAATTCAATAAAATAGCATTTGTtgtaatgttatatattaatttcaacgtacaaatatatattcttcattGAAGCATGCATAAGaacagaaatatatatattaagttataataattaattcataataaagattatattaaattacaaattaaaaaacattgaAACATTCACATTTacaaaatagataaaaacataattttttacattttcgtACAAATATGAccacttatatatatattcatgtataaattatacgcaattattcttatattcAGTATGTCATTAAACATATTACAGATAGTATATAACATTAAAGTATTCTTTacagaaataaaaacatatttccTAATATTCATTGAACGTTTCCAAggacttaatttttttatgtttaataacatttttataataataaaaaattcccAGTATAAGCACATTAGCCAATATTAATTTGGGTACACAATACATTAGAATACCTTGGGCTTTGCATTGCACAGAAggattttctaaaaaatatgagaGTCACGAAGAGCTCGACGGGCCTGAAAATCCTGCTTCCCCATCACCCAAATCAGATATTGTACCATTTTCTAATAATGTAGAAAATACAATCAATAAATTAACAATGGATGAATCTAATATAGGTATCATTAATACCACTACAAACAATACTGAAAGTAAAAACAGCCTTAATCcgtattttttaaactttaattttttataatcctTATTAATtaagattatttttttaaaaaaagctaTACCATCAAGtccattcattatttttttttcataatgcTTATATGATTTGTGCAACAtggtacatttttatttttcataagtttcttaattaattttttcttatataataagcttctatatcatttttcttttttttctttgtcccatttttcatcattaaCTGTAAGTAATTTttcgttctttttttttgtattatatggTATCTTTAATTCTAAATCTCCAACATTCGCAAAAACAtcctttttacattttcctAATAATCGATAAATTCGTGCATCTAATTTTCTACTGAAACCATACTTCTCATACAAGATTTTGTTAAACCTGccctaaaaaaaaagatatgtaaatatttcttaaataaatggataaatattcccattataaataaaataattaattgaaataaatgttaaacatatgaatacatatatgaccTCAAAAAGTGTTAACATAACATGTCATTGTAAAAATGACATATCCAGTTTAATAGGATAATCAtagaaattttgaaaaaaaagataaaccTAATATTTTGTTCCATGTGATACATATCTAATAATGtaatacattaaataaagtaaatgTTAATATCAAGTTATACACTTccaactaaaaaaaaaaaatacctcttttattttggataatattttttcttaaaaaatcaACATATgtagaatattttaatacttagtaaaaaaaaaaaaatcctaAAAAAggattcattaaaattttataaattattttatttttaaaaaattaactttaTGTAAAATGCATCAATTTGAACtcatttgcatatatacacagcGTAAAACTTAATTACATattagaataattaaaaatttttttttttatgatttctAATTATTAGgaaattttgaatttatttacaatatggaatgtataaaatatatatatataagctaTTATTCTATGTATATCttgtataattaatattttaagtttttcttaataatcatttttattttataaataatatatttctgagaatgtatttattatggataaaaaaaaacattattatttacaacaatgaaacaaaagtattaataaaattaaaatatatatattttgtgaaAATTCTCATGTTTTACTAATTATAACGCATGCTTTACTTTGTGGTCTGCAATcagtttaaaaaataaaaaataatatatattatcgaatttatgaaaaaatttatattttaagtaaaaataataatttattttttattttgtataattatttttgaaaattattatttttagttatatttaatttatgtcGTTATTCGTAAATCACATGTTCTTAAACATacaagttaattttttttttttttctaataagcGTAAACATTAGGaataaatttcataaaaaaaaaatgtataatacatgtataaaatgtgtaaatattACAGTAATCTTGATTCATTAATGTTTTTGTTTAGCACTATCATGAATAACAATACATATCTTTTTCGTTATcaacttattttataatatatatttaaataatatacataaaattgaATCAAACATTGCATAACTTCATTACCAATACTAGGAACATAGgtatcatttaatttatttctctATATTATATTGCACACTACTAACAATATTCTatgtacattattattaaaaattaaaattatatgaacatatatgaaattttttactaatttatttaactATAAGATAAAACACTTTTAAaggcataaatatattttgaacataaaaaaatatatttaccttaaatattataacgtTTAATActaacaaaagaaaaaaaaaaattattaagtaatcttttaaaaaaaatttcagcAAGGtgattaacatttttattaatatttaaataaaaattaacctCAATTGGtctttaaacaaatatattttcaaaagaaaaggaaatacataatatacatcatataataaacaatacgtttttaaatatacatatcgTATATTacctaaaaaaatatttgccTTAATTAAGGGGATGAATTTGAATTTACATAATAGTACCATTGAACAAATTGAAGTTGTGATAAAAGcttgcatataaatataaacaaaaatcgTATGTATTTCCTTATGTAATTTATCCTTTTAGTTAAAATAGAgcttaatattttaac
Encoded proteins:
- a CDS encoding fam-l protein, producing the protein MPNNEAKEKKNIYNNEKKTNEKHKHSCRSSLYIEEYGKDVKKNKCYMNKTKKYFDFEKKIFEELDYKDYLKNTETIDDKEYKNVARLLKTNDISAGILNKDEVEGIFIILFSMEHWSESKAINASNILFYCVPFLNFAVIFILGMVYYYKKVIKYENS